One genomic region from Nitrosopumilus sp. encodes:
- a CDS encoding N-acetyl sugar amidotransferase translates to MRICKRCIQPDTRPNIYFNEAGVCGACIWELDEKPKINWQNREKELHDIAKWAKKSSKSNYDCIIGVSGGKDSTFQALTARDRLGLRCLLVNGEPEGITEIGKENIENIKNLGFDVISLRPNPKVMKKLVKYDFYKYLNPQKVTEYSLWASSYIIANQFEIPLLIQGENPALTLGVSKGGLTKGYNALEANKQNTLSYGWKEYLNVEGVEEKDLFFFHYDEKELEKKNIKGVWLQYFLKEWSPKYNAEFSKKYGFKQREDGFDPNSIGTYIPYFQLDSDLIQVNQLLKSIKLGFGQCLDHTCYDLRENRISRKEAIDLVLKYDGKCSEKYIEKFCNWINISINEFWNVVNKFRGNMWKKEGNDWVNSFQKEIRNQVN, encoded by the coding sequence ATGAGAATATGTAAGCGATGTATACAACCAGACACAAGACCAAATATCTATTTTAACGAAGCCGGAGTATGTGGTGCATGCATATGGGAGTTAGATGAAAAACCCAAAATTAACTGGCAAAATAGAGAGAAGGAATTACATGATATTGCTAAATGGGCAAAAAAATCATCAAAATCCAACTATGATTGTATTATTGGAGTAAGTGGAGGAAAAGATAGTACCTTTCAAGCATTAACAGCTCGCGACAGGTTAGGCCTTCGTTGTTTACTAGTTAATGGAGAACCAGAAGGAATTACTGAAATTGGTAAAGAAAATATTGAAAATATTAAAAATTTAGGATTTGATGTGATTTCTCTAAGACCAAATCCTAAAGTAATGAAAAAACTGGTTAAATATGATTTTTATAAATATTTGAATCCTCAAAAAGTAACAGAATATTCTTTATGGGCATCATCATATATTATTGCAAATCAATTTGAGATTCCTCTATTAATTCAAGGAGAAAATCCTGCATTAACATTAGGTGTTAGTAAAGGGGGATTAACTAAAGGTTACAATGCACTTGAAGCAAATAAACAAAATACATTATCATATGGATGGAAAGAATATTTGAATGTAGAAGGAGTTGAAGAAAAAGATCTTTTCTTTTTTCATTATGATGAAAAAGAATTGGAAAAGAAAAATATCAAAGGTGTTTGGTTACAATATTTTTTGAAAGAATGGTCTCCAAAATATAATGCAGAATTTTCAAAAAAATATGGTTTTAAACAAAGAGAAGATGGATTTGATCCAAATTCTATTGGTACGTATATTCCATACTTTCAATTAGATTCAGATTTGATTCAAGTAAATCAATTACTGAAATCAATTAAGCTTGGATTTGGTCAGTGTCTTGATCATACATGTTATGATCTTAGGGAAAATAGAATTTCTAGAAAGGAGGCAATAGATTTAGTTTTAAAATATGATGGAAAATGTAGTGAAAAATATATTGAAAAATTTTGTAATTGGATAAATATTTCTATTAATGAATTTTGGAATGTTGTAAATAAATTCAGAGGAAATATGTGGAAAAAAGAAGGAAATGATTGGGTAAATTCTTTTCAAAAAGAAATTAGAAATCAGGTAAACTGA
- a CDS encoding N-acetylneuraminate synthase family protein produces MFSNKNCFVIAEIANSHEGSIENAIRLIKESKKANADAVKFQIILAEELATSKHKNFKLYKKLQFSNPEWQKISKISKKLGLKIFADVFGLKSAKIAVKIKVDGFKIHSSEIGNKKLIDYLSKQKKNILISAAGSKIIEIEKIISILASPNKEIALLHGFQGYPTKLEDLNLKRLSVLKNKFRMEIGIMDHVSGDSEFALIAPLLAVSLGATIVEKHITLNRDEKGIDYFSALNPIEFKKMVKLIKNSHKALGNGTVEILGNELQYRLLHKKTLIAKKDIPKYKILSEQYFDIKRAPKVTEILSFYDLDGKIAAKKITKGTIITSKHLEIKSPKVVAVIACRINSDRLFAKPLQKIGNEPILKHIIKQIKKSSLINEIVLAISEKNGNQVFEEFARENNLKFVIGDETDVLSRLIKASNYTNADIVFRCTSENPFLYWEKIDNIIKEHISGNFDYTYIPKIPLGCGFELINKKALEISHKNGLKKHRSELCTLYINENQKKFKILPYMPPKELQKPGIRLTVDTPEDLQLARIIFDSIGAKRLIRIKDIISFLEKNQELTNLNSDVKVEYRRYDNV; encoded by the coding sequence TTGTTTTCAAACAAGAATTGTTTTGTAATTGCTGAAATTGCGAATTCTCATGAAGGTAGTATTGAAAACGCAATTCGACTCATTAAAGAATCTAAAAAAGCTAATGCAGATGCAGTAAAATTTCAAATTATTTTGGCAGAGGAATTAGCTACTTCAAAACATAAAAATTTCAAATTATACAAAAAGCTCCAATTTTCAAATCCAGAGTGGCAAAAAATCTCAAAAATTAGTAAAAAACTAGGATTAAAAATATTTGCCGATGTATTTGGATTAAAAAGTGCAAAAATAGCTGTTAAAATTAAAGTTGATGGATTCAAAATTCATTCGTCTGAAATAGGAAATAAAAAACTAATTGATTATTTATCAAAACAGAAAAAAAATATTTTAATTTCAGCAGCTGGGTCAAAAATTATTGAAATAGAAAAAATTATTTCAATATTAGCATCTCCAAATAAAGAAATTGCTTTACTACATGGATTTCAGGGATATCCAACTAAACTTGAAGATTTAAATTTGAAACGATTGTCTGTATTGAAAAATAAATTTAGAATGGAAATTGGCATAATGGATCATGTTTCTGGAGATTCAGAATTTGCATTAATTGCTCCATTATTAGCAGTAAGTCTTGGGGCAACAATTGTTGAAAAACACATTACTTTGAATAGAGATGAAAAAGGAATTGATTATTTTTCAGCATTAAACCCTATAGAATTTAAAAAAATGGTAAAATTAATCAAAAATTCACATAAGGCATTAGGTAATGGAACTGTGGAAATTTTAGGGAACGAATTACAGTATAGATTATTACATAAAAAAACTTTAATTGCAAAAAAAGATATTCCAAAATATAAAATTCTTAGTGAGCAATATTTTGATATCAAAAGAGCACCAAAGGTTACAGAAATTTTAAGTTTTTATGATTTAGATGGAAAAATTGCAGCAAAGAAAATTACAAAAGGAACAATAATTACATCCAAACATTTAGAAATTAAATCTCCTAAAGTTGTAGCTGTAATTGCATGTAGGATTAATTCAGATAGATTATTTGCAAAGCCATTACAAAAAATAGGTAATGAACCTATTTTAAAACATATTATAAAACAAATTAAAAAATCATCTCTAATTAATGAAATTGTACTCGCAATAAGTGAAAAAAATGGAAATCAAGTGTTTGAAGAGTTCGCAAGGGAAAATAATTTAAAATTTGTAATAGGAGATGAAACAGATGTTTTAAGCAGATTAATCAAAGCATCAAATTATACAAATGCAGATATTGTTTTTAGATGTACATCAGAAAATCCATTTCTATATTGGGAAAAAATTGACAATATCATAAAGGAGCACATTAGTGGGAATTTTGATTATACCTATATTCCAAAAATTCCTCTTGGTTGTGGATTTGAATTAATTAATAAAAAGGCATTAGAAATATCACACAAGAATGGTTTGAAAAAACACAGAAGTGAGTTATGTACTTTATACATAAATGAAAATCAAAAAAAGTTTAAGATCTTACCATATATGCCACCAAAAGAATTGCAAAAGCCAGGAATAAGATTAACGGTTGATACACCTGAAGACCTACAATTAGCTAGAATAATCTTTGATTCAATAGGAGCAAAACGTCTAATTCGTATCAAAGATATTATTTCATTCTTAGAAAAGAATCAAGAATTAACAAATCTAAATAGTGATGTCAAAGTGGAATATCGTAGATATGATAACGTATGA
- a CDS encoding aminotransferase class III-fold pyridoxal phosphate-dependent enzyme gives MIFDESIKLLEKSKTLIPGLTQTFSRSATTFVEGCYPVYAKSAKGSHFFDVDNNEFIDYLMALGPITLGYNYSSVNQAVMEQLQDGVLFSLPHPIEIQVSELISEIIPNAEMVKFEKSGSNAVTGAVRAARALTKREKIAYCGSGGVWHDWQAAMVSRNDGVPKFNQDLIKIFDYNDASGLEQIFHENPNEIATVVLEPTYLEKPKNDFLQQVRKLTNENKSILILDEIVTGFRFDLQGGQKYFDIEGDFVCYGKGIANGFPLSIIAGKSEFMKIFDKLWVSSTNNSETLSLAACNATLNEMKNNNTLDYCWSLGKKLFNGWNKIVENYDLDAKMMGYDIRMALKCYDSQKNESNSLKALILQEMIKKGIFISPGHTFISYSHSELDISNTLSSLEDICDMISKKVKDDNFKEFVEGNLPQSIWNVVIESTKKKTL, from the coding sequence ATGATTTTTGATGAATCTATAAAATTATTAGAAAAATCTAAAACATTAATCCCCGGATTAACTCAAACATTTAGTAGATCTGCAACAACTTTTGTAGAAGGTTGTTATCCTGTATATGCTAAATCTGCTAAAGGTTCTCATTTTTTTGATGTAGATAATAATGAATTCATAGATTATTTGATGGCATTAGGACCAATTACTTTGGGATACAACTATTCATCTGTTAATCAAGCAGTAATGGAACAACTTCAAGATGGTGTTCTTTTCTCACTTCCGCATCCAATTGAAATTCAAGTTTCTGAATTAATATCTGAAATTATTCCCAATGCTGAAATGGTAAAATTTGAAAAATCAGGTTCAAATGCGGTAACTGGTGCAGTAAGAGCAGCTAGAGCATTAACAAAACGTGAAAAAATCGCTTATTGTGGAAGTGGTGGAGTTTGGCATGATTGGCAAGCTGCTATGGTTAGTAGGAATGATGGGGTTCCAAAATTTAATCAGGATTTGATAAAAATTTTTGATTATAATGACGCATCTGGTCTTGAACAAATTTTCCATGAAAACCCTAATGAAATTGCAACTGTTGTTTTAGAACCAACTTATTTAGAAAAACCAAAAAATGATTTTTTACAACAAGTTAGAAAATTAACAAATGAAAATAAATCAATTTTAATTTTGGATGAAATTGTTACTGGATTTAGATTTGATCTTCAAGGCGGACAAAAATATTTTGATATTGAAGGAGATTTTGTTTGTTATGGAAAAGGAATTGCAAATGGATTTCCATTATCAATAATTGCAGGTAAATCAGAATTTATGAAAATCTTTGATAAACTTTGGGTTAGTTCCACAAATAATAGTGAAACACTTTCACTTGCTGCATGTAATGCTACATTAAATGAAATGAAAAATAATAACACATTAGATTATTGTTGGAGTTTAGGGAAAAAACTATTTAATGGTTGGAATAAAATTGTTGAAAATTATGATTTGGATGCAAAAATGATGGGGTATGATATTCGTATGGCATTGAAATGTTATGATTCACAAAAAAATGAATCTAATTCTTTGAAAGCATTAATTTTACAAGAAATGATTAAGAAAGGAATTTTTATTTCCCCTGGTCACACATTTATCAGCTATTCGCATTCAGAATTAGATATATCTAACACTCTAAGTTCCCTTGAAGATATCTGTGATATGATTAGTAAAAAAGTAAAAGATGATAATTTCAAAGAATTTGTTGAAGGAAACCTTCCTCAATCCATCTGGAATGTGGTTATTGAGTCTACTAAAAAGAAGACACTCTAA